One window of Streptomyces sp. SUK 48 genomic DNA carries:
- a CDS encoding TIGR03618 family F420-dependent PPOX class oxidoreductase, translating to MANHSVDPGSPDDAYLGFWRERHLCTLTTIRPDGTPHVVPVGVTYDPGARLARVICNGASAKAAYVRAAGPDGALAAVCQVDGRRWATLEGRARVSADPERVREAERRYAERYTREPAPNPARVVIEISLERALGRG from the coding sequence ATGGCGAACCACTCCGTGGATCCGGGTTCCCCGGACGACGCGTATCTCGGCTTCTGGCGGGAGCGGCATCTGTGCACCCTGACGACCATCCGCCCGGACGGCACCCCGCACGTCGTGCCGGTCGGGGTGACGTACGACCCCGGGGCGCGCCTTGCCCGGGTGATCTGCAACGGGGCCAGCGCGAAGGCGGCCTACGTCCGCGCCGCCGGCCCGGACGGCGCCCTCGCCGCCGTCTGCCAGGTCGACGGGCGCCGCTGGGCCACCCTGGAGGGGCGGGCGCGCGTGTCCGCGGACCCGGAGCGGGTCAGGGAGGCGGAGCGCCGCTACGCCGAGCGCTACACGCGCGAGCCCGCGCCGAACCCGGCCCGCGTGGTGATCGAGATCTCGCTGGAGAGGGCGCTGGGGCGGGGGTGA